Proteins from one Penicillium digitatum chromosome 2, complete sequence genomic window:
- a CDS encoding Cytokinesis regulator (Byr4), putative codes for MESLPIHLRPGTDEPIECWDDDDDLQFSDDVHFRTASSAGSIKNSSFRPSGHRDSISSRRSARSDIDSNAGDEDWQVPLYDNDEFAKEDAIASAKTAGIPIPPDIPKSALIGGTIKRLSTRKTKKTFVDDWSEDVELPGPETQLQLRTPQETMFPDSLRHLSSAATSPVKFTASLSWDEEFSTRLKSTLGPLDTFQDDHNSLESRDIPALKAPTPRSSKKLNISNAGSGFYTEQEAEDDFNHDFELPANHQSLELSHRKANFYVSSPTLEDFDLEWSEGSIGVRLGGTTRDGCSVPSSSVSIASPSVSSCLTAESEDDGLDGIVIPDGPLDFSTSLQKRQTAQAENLKAEESQVDHIPSDADDFFSGLDVDNEKAFSFGKPALNPNLKCKTERPSSPTRRSATTLTFTSATGSPRTRIPRLSGHDRTHSTHLETVSESGAPLSKFRTSQSRLGHSSQSSTSSLPAPSANPTSQTPKLSGRRLLGSRNTREIAQGGESSPSLRRLKTKRSLPSIRGLGSAPSMTERPPVDRPLRLPSSRPKTPVDLPATDARLLVSKSQVPFMPAGVTESQPYHASVKGYRSSRRTNSDSSGRLLSPQGTISQLSRPTRNEPFRAGVGDISADSLGSSTKHTITRPTKRRNFGDGTELESFDDLSTSILAESKFVKPPTGRGAPRSVRARLSQSRNDPPHNESPPQSLTSQPTSKLRDPTPRFARDTNASRNAREQRIASMTINSKAREPNPLSTFNSNRKSQPVSRSPPASATIRSRKGKSNSKSTSKPHLIKPMGSGVQDAKSVRGMRYNPTNFRWEGNENLVQEFDVAPKSPKSAPALITNVGAMQNVQTVGGMVFDPHQMCWLRASFGAADEDDVFAGLDDLDDKITSSTTYGRHSGAIDQFPAVGDDASAGESSDEGPMTEEFDVGPEFIRRQRVEEDKWRRKVDKWVGFDRGDQDHENHWRWIIRDLVAFDHRGSA; via the exons ATGGAATCTTTACCAATCCACCTACGACCAGGCACCGATGAGCCGATTGAATGCTgggatgatgacgacgacTTGCAGTTCAGCGACGATGTTCACTTTCGCACCGCATCTAGCGCGGGGTCTATAAAAAACTCGTCTTTTCGGCCCTCCGGACACCGTGATTCCATTTCCTCTCGACGCTCTGCTCGCTCAGATATTGACTCTAATGCGGGTGACGAAGACTGGCAAGTACCGCTCTATGACAACGATGAATTCGCAAAAGAAGATGCCATTGCTTCGGCCAAGACTGCGGGTATTCCCATTCCTCCAGATATCCCCAAGTCGGCTCTTATTGGGGGCACGATCAAGCGCTTGTCAACTCGAAAGACCAAGAAAACCTTTGTTGATGACTGGTCAGAAGACGTTGAACTCCCGGGCCCTGAAACCCAGTTACAGCTCAGAACTCCTCAGGAGACCATGTTTCCTGACTCCCTTCGACATTTGAGCTCCGCTGCTACCAGTCCAGTGAAATTTACGGCCTCATTATCTTGGGACGAGGAATTCTCGACGCGCTTGAAATCTACCCTGGGACCACTTGACACCTTCCAGGACGACCATAATAGTCTGGAATCTCGAGATATTCCAGCCCTCAAAGCCCCAACTCCACGATCTTCGAAGAAATTGAACATTAGCAATGCTGGCAGTGGTTTCTATACGGAACAGGAAGCAGAGGACGACTTCAACCATGATTTTGAACTTCCCGCCAATCATCAATCCCTCGAACTATCCCATCGAAAAGCGAACTTCTACGTTTCTAGTCCCACTTTGGAGGACTTTGATCTTGAGTGGTCTGAAGGAAGTATAGGTGTACGACTTGGCGGCACCACAAGGGATGGATGCTCAGTTCCCAGTTCTTCTGTCTCCATCGCCAGCCCCAGCGTTTCAAGTTGTCTCACTGCGGAAAGTGAAGACGATGGCCTCGATGGCATCGTCATTCCCGATGGTCCACTTGATTTCAGTACTTCTCTGCAGAAGCGACAGACTGCCCAAGCTGAGAATTTAAAAGCGGAAGAGAGTCAGGTGGATCACATTCCTTCTGACGCTGACGACTTCTTTTCTGGCCTTGATGTCGACAATGAGAAGGCTTTCTCTTTTGGAAAACCTGCTCTAAATCCCAACTTAAAGTGCAAGACCGAACGGCCATCCAGCCCGACTCGTCGATCTGCAACAACACTCACATTCACCAGTGCGACAGGATCTCCACGAACTCGCATCCCACGCTTGTCTGGTCATGATCGAACCCATTCAACCCACCTTGAGACTGTGTCGGAAAGTGGTGCGCCTCTTTCCAAATTTCGAACATCACAATCGCGTCTAGGGCATTCGTCTCAATCGTCAACTTCAAGTCTCCCGGCTCCTAGCGCTAATCCGACATCGCAGACTCCTAAACTCTCCGGTCGACGGCTTCTCGGGTCTCGCAATACCCGAGAAATTGCCCAGGGTGGCGAGAGTAGCCCTTCACTTCGGCGTTTGAAGACCAAGCGATCCCTTCCATCCATTCGTGGCTTAGGCTCGGCCCCTTCAATGACCGAGCGACCACCGGTTGATCGTCCACTCCGCCTTCCCTCTTCCAGACCTAAAACACCAGTGGATCTCCCCGCAACCGATGCAAGATTGCTGGTTAGTAAGTCACAGGTGCCATTCATGCCGGCTGGTGTAACGGAATCCCAACCATACCATGCCAGTGTGAAGGGGTATCGCTCATCACGTCGCACAAATTCAGATAGCTCTGGTAGACTTCTTAGTCCGCAGGGGACAATATCTCAACTCTCCCGACCAACTCGCAATGAGCCATTCCGTGCTGGCGTTGGCGACATAAGCGCGGACTCTCTCGGTTCCTCTACAAAGCATACAATCACGCGACCCACCAAGAGACGCAATTTCGGGGATGGAACAGAGTTGGAGTCGTTTGATGACCTATCTACATCGATCTTGGCAGAGAGCAAGTTCGTCAAACCCCCCACCGGTAGAGGTGCTCCCAGGTCCGTCCGTGCCAGACTCAGTCAGAGCCGGAATGATCCCCCACATAATGAATCACCTCCTCAATCTTTGACGTCGCAACCAACCTCCAAATTGCGCGACCCGACACCTAGGTTTGCGCGAGATACAAATGCATCTAGAAATGCAAGGGAACAACGCATTGCATCCATGACTATTAACTCGAAAGCCCGTGAACCGAACCCTCTTTCAACGTTCAACTCAAACCGGAAGTCCCAACCTGTCTCAAGGAGTCCTCCGGCTTCTGCAACGATCAGAAGCCGGAAAGGTAAATCGAATTCCAAATCCACCTCCAAACCGCACTTGATCAAGCCCATGGGATCTGGGGTGCAGGATGCCAAAT CTGTGAGGGGCATGCGTTACAACCCTACCAACTTTCGGTGGGAGGGAAATGAAAATTTGGTCCAGGAATTTGATGTGGCCCCTAAATCACCCAAATCTGCCCCGGCTCTCATCACCAATGTTGGCGCGATGCAGAATGTCCAGACCGTTGGTGGAATGGTGTTTGATCCACATCAGATGTGTTGGCTCAGAGCATCTTTTGGAGCTGCTGACGAAGACGACGTGTTTGCCGGTCTGGACGACTTGGATGACAAAATCACCAGTAGCACGACCTATGGACGACATTCTGGGGCGATTGACCAATTTCCAGCAGTTGGGGATGATGCAAGTGCCGGTGAATCCTCTGATGAAGGGCCTATGACCGAAGAATTTGATGTCGGCCCAGAATTCATTCGACGCCAGCGGGTTGAGGAAGACAAGTGGAGACGCAAGGTTGACAAATGGGTTGGATTCGATCGAGGCGATCAGGACCACGAAAATCATTGGAGATGGATCATCCGCGATTTAGTGGCCTTTGACCACCGGGGATCAGCATAG
- a CDS encoding NADH-quinone oxidoreductase, chain G, C-terminal, with protein MRPQLFRAAARSLRVPKVSPRTFATTAPRAAEVELTIDGKKVSVEAGSALIQACEKAGATVPRYCYHEKLLVAGNCRMCLVEVERAPKPVASCAWPVQPGMVVKTNSPLVHKAREGVMEFLLANHPLDCPVCDQGGECDLQDQSMRYGADRGRFHETGGKRAVEDKNIGPLVKTSMNRCIHCTRCVRFMNDVAGAPELGTAGRGNDMQIGTYLEQNLNSELSGNVIDLCPVGALTSKPYAFRARPWELKHTESIDVLDALGSNIRIDSRGLEVMRVVPRLNDDINEEWINDKSRFACDGLKTQRLTTPLIRREGKFVPATWEQALTEISSAHQKLQPQANEFKAVAGHLVDTESLVAMKDLANKLGSDNLALDQPGGGAPIAHGIDIRSNYLFNSKIYGIEEADVILLVATNPRHEAAVLNARIRKQYIRSDLEVGLVGEEFESTFDFNHLGADVSSLKSALTGEFGKKLAGAKRPMIIVGSAAAEHPDAKAIFEAVGSFVEKNASNFITPEWQGYNVLQRAASRAGAYEVGFTAPSFQVAQTTPKMVWLLGADEIAQSEIPKDAFVVYQGHHGDRGAQLADVVLPGAAYTEKSGTYINTEGRVQVTRAATSLPGAARDDWKIIRATSEFLGAPLPYDDIEALRDRMEEISPVMRRYDVIEPTSVGSLSKIQLVEQNKGSQATGAPFKKVIEDFFFTDAISRSSATMARASAAKATGNPETNFMAAGEMSPQALYG; from the exons ATGCGGCCGCAGCTGTTTCGTGCGGCCGCCCGGTCCCTCCGGGTTCCTAAGGTCTCCCCCCGGACCTTCGCGACGACAGCCCCTCGCGCAGCCGAGGTGGAACTCACCATTG ATGGCAAAAAGGTGTCTGTAGAAG CTGGCTCGGCTCTTATCCAGGCCTGTGAGAAGGCAGGCGCAACGGTTCCTAG ATATTGTTACCACGA AAAACTTTTAGTTGCAGGTAACT GTCGTATGTGTCTCGTCGAAGTCGAACGTGCCCCAAAGCCGGTGGCCTCCTGTGCTTGGCCGGTACAACCCGGTATGGTGGTGAAGACAAATTCACCACTGGTACACAAGGCAAGAGAGGGTGTCATGGAGTTTCTTCTTGCCAACCATCCCCTCGATTGTCCTGTCTGCGACCAGGGAGGAGAGTGTGACCTCCAAGACCAGTCGATGCGTTACGGTGCCGATCGGGGTCGATTCCATGAAACCGGTGGAAAACGTGCTGTGGAGGATAAGAACATTGGCCCTCTGGTCAAGACCTCAATGAATCGATGCATTCACTGCACTCGTTGTGTCCGATTCATGAACGACGTCGCCGGTGCTCCAGAACTAGGAACTGCAGGTCGTGGAAACGACATGCAGATTGGAACCTACCTTGAGCAGAACCTCAACTCAGAACTCTCAGGCAATGTCATTGACCTTTGCCCTGTCGGTGCACTAACTTCGAAGCCCTATGCTTTCCGGGCACGTCCATGGGAGCTCAAGCACACCGAATCAATCGATGTCCTTGACGCGCTTGGCTCTAATATCCGCATTGATAGCAGAGGCCTCGAAGTGATGCGGGTTGTCCCGCGATTGAATGATGATATAAACGAGGAATGGATCAATGACAAGTCGCGGTTCGCATGCGATGGGTTGAAGACCCAACGGCTCACAACGCCGCTCATTCGTCGGGAAGGAAAATTCGTTCCTGCTACTTGGGAACAGGCTTTAACGGAGATCTCATCGGCTCACCAGAAGTTGCAGCCACAGGCCAATGAGTTCAAGGCTGTTGCTGGACACTTGGTCGATACTGAGTCGCTCGTTGCCATGAAGGACCTTGCCAACAAGCTTGGCTCTGATAACCTTGCCCTTGATCAACCTGGAGGTGGTGCCCCTATTGCTCATGGCATCGATATTCGTTCCAACTACCTGTTCAATTCCAAGATCTATGGAATAGAGGAGGCAGATGTAATCCTTTTGGTTGCAACAAACCCTCGTCACGAAGCCGCAGTTCTTAACGCCCGCATCCGCAAGCAGTATATTAGATCTGATCTTGAGGTTGGACTTGTCGGTGAGGAGTTTGAGAGTACATTTGACTTCAACCATTTGGGCGCAGATGTCTCTTCCTTGAAATCCGCTTTGACTGGAGAATTTGGCAAGAAGCTTGCCGGAGCCAAGCGGCCAATGATTATTGTCGGCAGCGCTGCTGCAGAGCACCCGGATGCCAAGGCAATATTCGAGGCTGTCGGCAGTTTCGTTGAGAAGAACGCAAGCAACTTCATTACCCCTGAATGGCAGGGCTATAATGTTCTCCAGCGTGCAGCATCTCGGGCTGGTGCCTATGAAGTCGGCTTCACTGCACCATCTTTTCAGGTTGCCCAAACTACTCCCAAGATGGTGTGGCTTTTGGGCGCAGATGAGATTGCCCAGAGCGAGATCCCGAAAGATGCCTTTGTCGTCTACCAGGGACACCACGGTGATCGCGGCGCTCAACTCGCTGATGTCGTTCTCCCGGGCGCTGCATACACCGAGAAGTCAGGTACATACATCAACACGGAAGGTCGTGTGCAAGTTACCCGTGCTGCCACTTCACTTCCCGGTGCAGCTCGTGATGACTGGAAGATCATCCGTGCCACTAGCGAATTCCTTGGTGCTCCTCTTCCTTATGATGATATCGAGGCTCTTCGTGACCGCATGGAGGAGATCAGTCCCGTCATGCGCCGCTACGACGTTATTGAACCGACCTCGGTTGGCTCGTTGAGCAAGATCCAACTTGTGGAACAGAACAAGGGATCCCAAGCTACTGGGGCTCCTTTCAAGAAGGTGATTGAAGACTTCTTCTTCACCGATGCCATTTCCAGAAG TTCGGCTACCATGGCCCGCGCCTCCGCTGCCAAGGCCACTGGAAACCCTGAGACCAACTTCATGGCCGCAGGAGAAATGTCTCCTCAGGCTTTGTATGGCTAG
- a CDS encoding ER to Golgi transport protein (Sly41), putative: MATTTVTGHGRRASMRQAELHIPTKPSAFQSTSSPVDKFPPYEDSLDGVAGSTRPTRSASVKYAPNDHWEPRKAGLYSREYGNGSLRNPKLRPRKSISEAITTIRTRNGSMSANAHELAKALRAPVSYRLTALCVVWYLTSALTNTSSKSILNALPMPITLTMIQFAFVSFWCLLLVYLSTVIPRLRQSVPILQHGIRYPSRDVISTALPLAVFQLAGHILSSMATAQIPVSLVHTIKGLSPLFTVLAYRILFRIRYARATYLSLIPLTLGVMLACSTGVSTNFFGIFCAFGAALVFVSQNIFSKKLFNEADRAESDLQNPGRRKLDKLNLLCYCSGLAFFLTLPIWFVTEGYPLVSDFIHDGVISLSGKQGSLDHGALSLEFVFNGVSHFAQNILAFVLLSMVSPVSYSVASLVKRVFVIVVAIIWFGSSTTSIQAFGIGLTFVGLYLYDRNSHDDVADQRANTDLFRAEQSILPMNVRHPSKPWDSNGYAFPAGKPFEGAADNSHAAVNNSKKEDDGPGHVRPRGASVSRTWLPGTKQESTWQVSDSQAAA, from the exons ATGGCCACAACCACAGTAACTGGTCATGGGCGACGCGCCTCTATGCGCCAGGCCGAGTTGCATATCCCAACCAAACCTTCCGCATTTCAATCAACGAGTAGCCCGGTAGACAAATTTCCACCTTACGAAGACTCGCTCGACGGCGTCGCGGGGTCAACTCGTCCAACCCGAAGCGCCTCGGTCAAGTATGCCCCAAACGACCACTGGGAACCCCGAAAAGCAGGCCTTTACTCGCGAGAGTATGGAAACGGATCATTACGAAACCCCAAACTCCGCCCACGAAAGAGCATCAGCGAAGCCATCACGACAATCAGAACACGCAATGGCAGTATGAGTGCCAATGCTCATGAATTGGCCAAAGCGCTTCGCGCCCCGGTCTCCTACCGACTCACT GCTCTCTGTGTCGTTTGGTATCTCACCTCTGCCCTCACAAACACGTCCTCAAAATCGATATTGAACGCCCTTCCGATGCCGATCACATTGACAATGATTCAATTTGCATTTGTTTCCTTTTGGTGTTTGCTATTGGTGTATCTCTCCACAGTTATACCTCGGTTGCGACAAAGTGTCCCGATCCTTCAACATGGAATTCGCTACCCATCCCGCGACGTGATTTCCACAGCCCTGCCCCTAGCAGTATTCCAACTAGCCGGTCATATTTTAAGCTCTATGGCCACTGCACAAATTCCCGTATCTTTGGTTCACACCATCAAGGGCCTTTCACCTCTCTTCACAGTTCTAGCATACCGAATCCTGTTTCGCATTCGATATGCCCGGGCAACCTATCTATCGCTGATCCCACTAACTCTGGGTGTGATGCTTGCATGCTCGACCGGAGTATCTACAAATTTCTTCGGTATTTTTTGCGCGTTTGGTGCAGCTCTTGTGTTTGTCTCCCAGAACATATTCTCAAAGAAGCTATTCAACGAGGCAGACCGTGCCGAATCAGATCTGCAAAATCCAGGGCGGCGAAAGTTGGACAAACTCAACTTGCTTTGCTATTGTTCCGGGCTGGCTTTTTTCCTCACCCTGCCTATTTGGTTTGTCACCGAGGGTTACCCGCTAGTATCTGATTTTATTCATGACGGTGTGATATCGCTATCGGGTAAGCAAGGCTCATTGGACCACGGTGCTCTTTCCCTTGAGTTTGTGTTCAACGGAGTCTCACACTTTGCCCAAAACATCCTGGCATTTGTGTTGCTGTCAATGGTATCTCCTGTGTCCTACTCGGTTGCATCATTGGTCAAGCGTGTGTTTGTGATTGTGGTAGCAATCATATGGTTTGGGAGCTCGACCACCTCGATTCAAGCATTTGGCATTGGCCTCACTTTCGTGGGGCTTTACCTTTACGACCGCAATAGTCATGACGATGTAGCTGACCAAAGGGCAAATACGGATCTTTTCCGTGCTGAGCAGTCCATTCTTCCAATGAATGTGCGGCACCCAAGCAAGCCATGGGATTCAAATGGTTATGCCTTCCCCGCGGGGAAGCCCTTTGAAGGTGCCGCCGACAACTCCCATGCTGCAGTAAACAACTCTAAGAAGGAAGACGATGGGCCCGGGCATGTTCGACCAAGAGGAGCTAGTGTCTCTCGTACTTGGTTGCCAGGGACCAAACAAGAATCCACTTGGCAGGTTAGTGATTCTCAAGCTGCGGCCTAG
- a CDS encoding Putative MYB DNA-binding domain protein: protein MAPPSGAQVFERLQSYSFTSDPEFANGLSVILGHPNTPATEVEMNRDDDLVLQAKCFFFSRKEKLTPAIDFSAFKSWLAARTIEHQGLGNSDLQVSDASDPSTSGLEISTNPEPAYPSSFAHIVELITTGQPIPGIQDIPDTVLSGHDVSSEKPRRRKPWEKDQVVNTSGETASAAP from the exons ATGGCACCGCCCTCAGGAGCTCAGGTCTTTGAAAGGCTTCAATCTTACTCGTTCACATCGGACCCCGAGTTTGCAAATGGCCTCTCAGTAATACTTGGTCACCCCAACACCCCCGCCACCGAGGTGGAGATGAATCGGGATGACGATCTTGTCCTGCAAGCGAagtgtttctttttctcacG aaaagaaaagctCACACCGGCTATTGACTTTTCTGCGTTCAAATCATGGTTGGCTGCGCGGACAATAGAGCACCAAGGGCTAGGCAATTCAGACTTGCAAGTCTCCGACGCATCGGACCCAAGCACATCTGGGCTTGAAATCTCAACAAATCCCGAACCTGCTTATCCATCATCGTTTGCGCACATTGTGGAACTTATCACTACTGGGCAACCAATACCTGGGATCCAAGACATCCCAGACACAGTGCTCAGTGGCCACGATGTTTCCAGCGAGAAACCACGGCGGCGGAAACCATGGGAGAAGGATCAAGTTGTGAATACCTCTGGTGAAACTGCAAGCGCTGCTCCCTGA
- a CDS encoding DNA double-strand break repair and VJ recombination XRCC4, producing MSSPVPTDPRILRFPRSDETGSFVLVHVSCTGPAPLDLSLMATEGESPYVSLVKQACLKDLHAKNYQGSNDEWIKTVSLILGQCSTPPDRPDWATGLEASASISGSNEDNKEIVITIRKRVQNITQRLGAFTLKQDDEQAVELFEWTGITAVRAHTLEQQVFSLTSRYRFAEDTIRRLNEQLEELVHAKTEHENRLVASFVQVLNEKKLKIRNQQRLLASSTVDPTKVSEMQASIPGESHEIAEKSRSTKRSASKMSDTDDSDGFEQMDIDPMKTDRGTSNNQDLDDEGPSTSHSLDNEPSNSTTDDYSSQDETPPLKRVSPKTDSTQPRKDAEETEGETDDDEL from the exons ATGTCATCTCCTGTTCCAACAGACCCTCGAATCTTGCGGTTTCCCAGATCGGACGAGACTGGGTCTTTTGTACTTGTCCATGTCTCATGTACTGGCCCTGCGCCGCTTGATTTGAGCCTGATGGCTACTGAGGGGGAATCCCCCTATGTTAGCTTGG TGAAACAAGCATGCTTGAAAGACCTCCACGCAAAGAATTACCAAGGATCGAACGATGAATGGATTAAAACCGTCTCTCTCATTTTGGGGCAATGTTCTACTCCTCCCGATAGGCCGGATTGGGCCACTGGTCTCGAAGCTTCTGCCAGCATATCGGGCTCTAACGAAGACAACAAGGAAATTGTGATCACGATACGGAAGCGAGTGCAGAATATCACA CAACGCCTTGGTGCTTTTACCCTCAAGCAAGACGATGAACAAGCCGTCGAACTGTTTGAATGGACCGGGATTACTGCAGTGAGGGCTCATACGCTAGAGCAACAAGTGTTCAGCCTGACTAGCCGTTACCGCTTTGCCGAAGATACCATACGTAGGTTGAATGAACAGCTTGAGGAGCTCGTGCATGCGAAAACTGAGCATGAGAATCGACTGGTGGCCAGTTTTGTGCAGGTCTTGAACGAGAAAAAGCTTAAAATCCGAAACCAGCAACGTCTTCTGGCATCGTCTACCGTCGATCCCACCAAAG TCTCCGAGATGCAAGCAAGCATTCCTGGAGAGTCACATGAAATCGCTGAGAAGTCTCGTTCGACAAAGAGAAGTGCTAGCAAGATGAGCGATACAGACGACTCTGATGGGTTTGAGCAAATGGATATCGATCCAATGAAGACTGATCGAGGTACCTCCAATAATCAAGACCTCGATGACGAAGGGCCTTCGACTTCTCATTCTTTGGACAACGAACCAAGCAATAGCACGACGGACGACTATTCGTCACAGGATGAAACACCCCCGCTGAAGCGGGTCTCTCCA AAAACTGATTCAACCCAGCCTCGTAAAGATGCTGAAGAAACCGAAGGAGAGACGGATGATGATGAGCTCTGA
- a CDS encoding Armadillo-like helical: protein MSTLSGPSKLGRMGNGGRFTSNNAIDVRNPSFGHESSSLQNSITHYGSFDASETSRHGKLEALPGEGAEHSASKVCVFCGIGSRLCVPVVSQSQKQKLDHIKVEPLNGQTSDLDRILVKISPKTIPIPRSETDRSSGSSQIAPATTVSTSTLTKTTNPYPQEDRTVELLRLKQELLAANSKIALQEQELAQTRVIKHTLDQALGPSSEADFSSREITEQTISHLQSAFNASSSAFAQFQDAWGAQDDSQSDISDPLSTGAYNRSRALWAHNEPNADREYGESLSGTSSSTSQDPSRFWGVSNAYPPFAGPPSLQSQRPHLGSSASSCGFYSRPIGEQMLYPQAPITGARRSITQSSRGGSLFPIQSTPWGEFVSGSSGEQPTKSSASPKRPPSAFQQVGLYSVPSYPPRPIGSPLSPTATEFTGTNANETIWNNSMSGNSIQTYVSPLEPLNYRRLLDKNVSCDWKYIVDKIICNNDQQASIFLQQKLKVGTTEQKFDIIESIAHQAYPLMVNRFGNFLIQRCFEHGTPEQVVAIANAIRGNTLNLSMDAFGCHVVQKAFDCVSEEHKAIMVHELLRRIPETVVHRYACHVWQKLFELRWSGEPPQVMAKVNEALRGMWHDVALGETGSLVVQNIFENCVEEEKRPAIEEVLAKIDVLARGQFGNWCIQHICEHGAPHDKSRAVEHVLRWAVDYSMDQFASKIVEKCLKIGGTEFMDHYLSRVCTGRSDRPRMPLIDIAGDQYGNYLIQWILMNAAPHQRELVASHIRKHMVSLRGSKFGSRVAMLCCNPSHATRPGPGAGMQVGRFNNFNEDKFATTSQSGGG from the exons ATGTCTACCCTAAGCGGACCTTCAAAACTTGGTCGAATGGGGAATGGAGGACGTTTTACCTCCAATAATGCCATTGATGTGCGGAATCCCTCTTTTGGACACGAATCCTCG AGCCTCCAGAACTCGATAACTCATTACGGCTCTTTTGATGCGTCTGAGACATCCCGACATGGAAAGTTAGAGGCCTTGCCTGGTGAAGGAGCTGAGCATTCGGCGAGCAAGGTGTGTGTTTTCTGTGGTATTGGTTCACGTCTGTGTGTGCCTGTGGTCTCACAATCCCAGAAGCAGAAGCTAGATCATATCAAAGTTGAACCTTTGAATGGACAAACATCGGATCTTGACAGAATACTGGTAAAGATTTCCCCCAAAACAATCCCCATTCCACGTTCTGAGACCGATCGCTCTTCTGGTTCGTCCCAGATCGCCCCGGCCACAACGGTGTCAACTTCAACCCTCACTAAAACCACCAATCCTTACCCTCAGGAAGACAGGACGGTAGAACTGCTTCGCCTTAAGCAGGAACTCCTTGCTGCAAATTCCAAGATTGCTCTACAGGAGCAAGAGCTTGCCCAAACCCGTGTGATAAAGCATACATTGGATCAAGCCCTTGGTCCGTCATCAGAGGCTGATTTCAGCAGCCGCGAAATTACAGAGCAGACCATTAGCCACCTACAGAGTGCTTTTAATGCATCGAGCTCTGCATTTGCTCAGTTTCAAGATGCGTGGGGTGCCCAAGACGATTCGCAATCTGATATCTCGGATCCATTATCAACCGGAGCCTACAACAGATCTCGCGCGCTTTGGGCCCACAATGAGCCTAACGCAGACAGAGAATATGGAGAGAGTCTTTCGGGCACTAGCAGCTCTACAAGTCAGGACCCAAGTCGGTTCTGGGGAGTTTCCAATGCGTATCCTCCGTTTGCCGGTCCACCATCTCTGCAATCACAAAGACCACACTTGGGGTCTTCGGCGAGTTCTTGTGGATTCTACTCACGCCCCATTGGCGAACAGATGCTGTATCCCCAAGCACCCATTACCGGGGCTCGTCGCTCTATCACCCAAAGCAGTAGGGGTGGATCTCTATTTCCAATTCAGTCTACCCCGTGGGGTGAATTTGTTTCTGGGTCCTCCGGTGAGCAGCCCACCAAGTCATCTGCTTCGCCGAAGAGGCCCCCCAGCGCATTTCAGCAGGTTGGACTATACTCTGTGCCCTCTTACCCCCCTCGACCAATTGGCAGCCCCCTCTCGCCTACTGCTACTGAATTTACAGGCACCAATGCGAATGAAACTATATGGAACAACTCG ATGAGTGGCAATTCCATCCAGACGTACGTGTCACCGCTCGAACCACTCAACTACCGACGCCTGCTTGACAAAAATGTGTCGTGCGATTGGAAGTACATTGTAGACAAGATCATCTGCAACAATGACCAACAAGCTTCAATTTTCTTACAACAAAAGCTGAAGGTCGGCACAACTGAGCAAAAGTTCGACATTATCGAGTCAATTGCGCATCAAGCCTATCCACTCATGGTCAACCGCTTTGGAAATTTCCTCATACAACGCTGTTTTGAACATGGAACTCCGGAGCAAGTCGTCGCTATCGCGAATGCGATCAGAGGCAACACGCTAAACCTCAGCATGGATGCCTTTGGCTGCCATGTGGTCCAAAAGGCGTTCGACTGCGTTTCAGAGGAGCATAAAGCTATCATGGTACATGAACTTCTCCGCAGAATTCCTGAGACGGTGGTCCATCGATATGCCTGCCACGTTTGGCAGAAACTGTTTGAGCTCCGGTGGAGTGGCGAGCCTCCGCAGGTGATGGCTAAAGTAAATGAGGCATTACGTGGAATGTGGCACGATGTTGCCCTTGGAGAGACAGGAAGTCTGGTTGTCCAAAACATCTTTGAGAATTGTGTGGAGGAGGAAAAG CGACCGGCAATTGAAGAAGTCTTGGCGAAGATCGATGTACTCGCTCGTGGTCAATTCGGGAACTGGTGCATCCAACACATCTGCGAGCACGGCGCTCCCCACGACAAGAGCCGTGCCGTTGAGCATGTTCTTCGCTGGGCTGTGGATTATAGCATGGATCAATTCGCATCTAAGATTGTGGAAAAATGTCTCAAGATTGGCGGCACGGAGTTCATGGATCATTACCTCTCTCGTGTCTGCACTGGCCGATCTGACCGACCTCGCATGCCATTGATCGATA TAGCGGGTGACCAGTATGGAAACTATCTCATCCAATGGATTTTGATGAATGCCGCGCCTCACCAACGGGAGCTCGTGGCCAGTCACATTCG GAAACATATGGTCTCCCTTCGTGGCTCCAAATTTGGCTCTCGTGTGGCTATGCTTTGCTGCAACCCGTCTCACGCTACTCGTCCTGGCCCTGGGGCCGGAATGCAAGTCGGTCGTTTCAACAATTTCAATGAAGACAAATTCGCCACCACAAGCCAGTCCGGTGGTGGTTGA